A stretch of the Porifericola rhodea genome encodes the following:
- a CDS encoding efflux RND transporter permease subunit, protein MRKVVEFFVRYPIWANAILAIIIIFGTLGLLSINMSFFPETKPRDISVRVTYPGASPEEMEEGITIKVEEALKGVTGIEEVTSTSSENSASIRIRTLEEYDIDEVLTEVKNAVDGINSYPAGAEKPTVYKDRSWGSTRVAFLTLTGSGSSNMDLKRLKEEAELIEDDMLNSGVISQISVYGYPDLEISVEVSEDDLSRYGLTFSQVANAIRNNNRDISGGAIKTLEEEIRIRANAKENAPEEIGRIVLRANSDGSNLLLRDIANIRLQFADTPNRSFSNGNRAVSISIQKLPEEDLQEISEFVSDYIEEYNAEKESFELFASFDFNDLLQQRVSLLMSNGLVGLLLVLIALGLFLSLRLSFWVAIGIPISFLGMFIIGNMVGITVNMLSLFGMILVVGILVDDGIVIAENIYTHSERGKNPIRAAVDGTVEMLPSVFTSVTTTIIAFIPLMLLDNEGFTTEMAIVVIGCLAFSLVEAFFVLPSHLATGKALRKKEGKPNKDKIRGGLDKGIKYLRDNVYGKALQFLINYKWISFTLPIALLMIVIGMFQGGIIRWTFFPSIPFDNFNVSLVLKPGTRENITEDYLRRFETAVWEVNEEIKEERGSDLSLIKTLDRNVGSDGGRGNPETGGHTGHVQVNLIDMEDIEDISSFEIASRIRQKIGAVPEAQKFSVGGQNRFGNPFDLALLGSNMENLMAAKEEVKEKISNITSLKDIQDNTASGQRELQLSLRPQAYFLGFSQQEITNQIRQAFFGEEAQRLIIGTDEVRIWVRYPEEDRLTISQMESMKIKDENGNEYPLTELADYSIERGVININHFNGKREVRILADLVDPYEPVPPIIEKVQEEILPPILAKYPGVSYSFEGQQRRSERTADSFAKIFPVALIMMILTITLSFRSLYQAGLILLLIPFGLICAALGHFVHAQPVSILSIYGMIALSGVIINDAVVMLDKYNRNLTEGMTVEQAAHDAGISRFRAILLTSITTVAGLFPLILEKSFQAQFLIPMAISVAYGVMFGTLIILLFFPVFILAFNDIKLEINKLWNKLSSWMDPEEPLHIPTAEEVEPAIKEKRRLQSL, encoded by the coding sequence ATGAGAAAAGTAGTAGAATTTTTTGTCCGATATCCTATCTGGGCAAATGCCATTCTGGCCATCATTATCATCTTTGGTACGCTGGGGCTGCTCAGCATCAATATGTCTTTCTTTCCCGAGACTAAACCTCGCGATATATCTGTTAGGGTTACCTACCCCGGAGCATCGCCGGAAGAGATGGAAGAAGGTATTACCATAAAGGTGGAAGAAGCTCTAAAAGGAGTAACCGGCATAGAAGAAGTTACTTCTACCTCCTCAGAAAACTCTGCCTCCATACGTATACGTACCCTGGAAGAGTACGATATAGATGAAGTGCTTACTGAGGTAAAAAACGCAGTAGATGGCATTAACTCTTATCCGGCAGGAGCAGAAAAACCTACCGTCTATAAAGATAGGTCCTGGGGGAGCACACGTGTGGCTTTTCTTACGCTTACAGGTAGTGGAAGTAGTAACATGGACCTGAAACGCCTTAAAGAAGAGGCTGAGCTGATTGAAGATGATATGCTTAACTCTGGCGTTATATCTCAAATTTCTGTGTACGGTTACCCAGACCTTGAAATTTCGGTAGAAGTATCTGAAGATGACCTCTCGCGTTACGGCCTTACTTTTAGCCAGGTAGCCAACGCTATTCGTAACAACAACAGAGATATCTCAGGAGGCGCCATAAAAACACTGGAAGAGGAAATAAGGATACGAGCTAATGCCAAAGAAAATGCTCCTGAAGAGATTGGTAGAATAGTGTTGCGAGCCAATTCCGATGGAAGCAATTTGTTATTACGCGATATTGCCAATATCAGGCTACAGTTTGCAGATACGCCAAACCGCTCATTTTCTAACGGAAACCGCGCGGTGTCTATCAGTATTCAAAAGCTTCCGGAAGAAGATTTGCAGGAGATTTCAGAGTTTGTATCGGATTATATTGAAGAGTACAATGCTGAGAAAGAAAGCTTTGAGCTTTTTGCCAGTTTCGACTTCAACGACCTTTTACAACAGAGAGTAAGCCTGCTAATGAGCAATGGCTTGGTGGGGCTGTTGCTGGTTTTGATAGCCCTGGGACTGTTCTTGAGCTTAAGACTATCGTTTTGGGTGGCAATTGGTATTCCTATTTCCTTTCTGGGCATGTTTATCATTGGTAATATGGTGGGCATTACTGTAAATATGCTTTCATTATTCGGGATGATCTTGGTGGTAGGTATTCTGGTAGATGACGGAATTGTAATTGCAGAAAATATTTATACTCACTCCGAGCGAGGCAAAAACCCAATTAGAGCGGCAGTAGATGGTACAGTAGAAATGTTGCCTTCAGTATTTACCTCAGTTACTACTACTATCATCGCTTTTATTCCTCTAATGCTATTAGATAATGAAGGTTTTACTACCGAAATGGCGATAGTAGTAATTGGCTGTCTGGCATTTTCTCTGGTAGAAGCATTTTTTGTCCTTCCTTCTCACTTAGCTACCGGCAAAGCACTTAGAAAGAAAGAGGGTAAACCGAACAAGGATAAAATCAGAGGCGGTCTGGACAAAGGAATTAAATACCTACGCGACAATGTGTATGGCAAAGCTCTGCAGTTCCTGATCAACTACAAATGGATATCTTTTACCCTGCCCATTGCCCTGCTCATGATTGTGATAGGTATGTTTCAGGGCGGTATTATTCGCTGGACATTCTTCCCTTCTATACCTTTTGACAACTTTAACGTATCTCTGGTACTTAAGCCGGGCACACGTGAGAACATTACCGAAGATTACCTCAGAAGGTTTGAAACAGCTGTATGGGAAGTAAACGAGGAAATTAAAGAAGAGCGAGGTAGTGATCTTTCTCTTATCAAAACTCTGGATAGAAATGTAGGTAGCGACGGCGGCAGAGGTAACCCTGAGACTGGGGGGCATACCGGCCACGTGCAGGTAAACCTGATAGACATGGAAGATATTGAGGATATATCCAGTTTTGAGATTGCCAGTCGCATACGGCAAAAAATTGGTGCTGTGCCAGAAGCGCAGAAGTTTTCGGTAGGGGGGCAAAACCGCTTCGGCAATCCCTTTGACCTGGCACTTTTGGGGAGCAATATGGAAAACCTGATGGCAGCCAAAGAGGAAGTCAAAGAAAAGATTTCTAACATTACTTCCCTCAAAGATATACAAGATAATACAGCTTCTGGCCAGCGAGAGTTGCAGCTTTCGCTAAGGCCACAGGCTTATTTTCTGGGTTTCTCTCAGCAGGAAATTACCAACCAGATACGGCAGGCCTTTTTTGGAGAAGAAGCTCAGCGCCTTATTATTGGTACCGATGAGGTAAGAATATGGGTGCGCTATCCAGAAGAAGATCGCCTGACCATCTCGCAGATGGAGTCTATGAAAATTAAAGATGAAAATGGTAACGAGTACCCACTTACAGAGCTGGCAGATTACTCAATTGAGCGTGGGGTTATTAATATCAATCACTTCAATGGTAAGCGGGAAGTACGCATACTGGCAGATTTGGTAGATCCATATGAGCCGGTGCCTCCCATTATAGAAAAGGTACAGGAAGAAATACTTCCTCCCATTCTGGCTAAATATCCCGGGGTAAGCTACTCATTTGAGGGGCAGCAGCGGAGATCTGAGCGTACAGCAGATTCTTTTGCCAAGATATTCCCGGTAGCCTTAATTATGATGATTCTGACCATTACACTTTCTTTCCGCTCGCTTTATCAGGCAGGGCTCATACTGTTGCTGATTCCTTTCGGTTTAATCTGTGCTGCTCTTGGTCATTTTGTGCATGCTCAGCCGGTTTCTATTCTTAGTATTTATGGTATGATAGCTCTCTCCGGAGTAATTATCAATGATGCTGTAGTTATGCTGGATAAGTATAACCGTAATCTTACGGAAGGTATGACAGTAGAACAAGCCGCTCATGACGCGGGTATATCTCGTTTTAGAGCTATACTACTTACCTCTATCACTACTGTAGCTGGTCTTTTCCCTCTTATACTGGAGAAGAGTTTTCAGGCGCAGTTTCTAATTCCAATGGCTATATCGGTAGCGTATGGAGTAATGTTTGGTACACTCATTATTCTCCTCTTCTTCCCGGTATTTATTCTGGCATTTAATGATATTAAGCTGGAAATTAACAAGCTGTGGAACAAGCTAAGCAGTTGGATGGACCCCGAGGAGCCATTGCATATACCTACTGCCGAAGAAGTAGAGCCTGCTATTAAGGAAAAAAGAAGGCTACAAAGTTTATAA
- a CDS encoding efflux RND transporter periplasmic adaptor subunit has translation MNPRKIIVFAIAILILGGGYFAMRQFAGMKELPPERPKQVSTNYVKVNPVEYREIDTEVVAYGRITSSQTLSVIAEVGGRLMPGSISLKPGTNFRRGQILCRIYSEEARLNLQARKSELLNLLASSLPDLKIDFADTYPAFLTYFESIEIDKPLPELPEIKSNKVKTFLATKNILRDYYTIKSMEENLRKYTIYAPYDGSITEVNLEVGTIVNAGTNIARIIRTDEMELEIPVDIHEVKWIEEGSTVEVSNEDGSGSWKGQVIRVGDFVNPATQSINVYISVKEGPQSGLYDGMYMRATIPGSRLESAMEVPRRVLMNENEVFVVDGGVLKTKRVNVEKIMRDQVLISPLESEGLNTGDSLVIEAPANAIENMRVTTFDAQQGASAPQTSQSNSAKPEQTTNAS, from the coding sequence ATGAACCCCAGGAAAATTATTGTCTTTGCAATTGCCATACTTATTTTAGGTGGAGGCTATTTTGCAATGCGGCAGTTTGCCGGTATGAAGGAACTCCCACCCGAAAGACCAAAGCAGGTATCTACTAATTATGTAAAGGTAAACCCCGTAGAGTATCGTGAGATAGACACTGAGGTAGTGGCTTACGGACGTATTACTTCCTCTCAAACTCTTAGCGTTATTGCAGAAGTAGGAGGCAGGCTTATGCCCGGCTCTATTTCTTTAAAACCCGGTACCAACTTTCGCAGGGGGCAGATACTTTGCCGTATTTATAGCGAAGAGGCTCGCCTGAATTTGCAGGCACGCAAAAGTGAACTGCTCAACTTACTGGCTTCTAGCCTGCCCGATCTAAAAATAGATTTTGCGGATACTTACCCGGCTTTTCTTACCTATTTTGAGAGCATAGAAATAGACAAACCCCTCCCTGAACTTCCTGAGATTAAAAGCAATAAGGTAAAAACCTTTCTGGCAACTAAAAACATCCTCAGAGACTACTATACTATAAAAAGTATGGAGGAGAACCTTCGTAAGTATACCATTTATGCCCCTTATGATGGCAGTATTACAGAAGTAAACCTGGAGGTAGGTACTATTGTAAATGCGGGAACAAATATTGCTAGAATCATTCGCACAGATGAAATGGAGTTGGAAATACCGGTAGATATTCATGAAGTAAAATGGATAGAAGAGGGAAGCACAGTAGAGGTAAGTAATGAAGATGGCAGTGGTAGCTGGAAGGGACAGGTAATTCGGGTAGGAGATTTTGTAAACCCTGCTACCCAATCCATTAATGTATACATAAGCGTAAAAGAAGGGCCGCAGAGCGGATTGTACGATGGTATGTATATGCGTGCTACCATACCTGGCAGCCGCCTGGAAAGTGCTATGGAAGTGCCTCGTCGTGTACTCATGAACGAGAACGAAGTGTTTGTAGTAGACGGTGGCGTTCTTAAAACCAAAAGGGTTAACGTAGAAAAAATTATGCGCGACCAGGTGTTAATTAGCCCTTTGGAGAGTGAAGGTCTAAATACTGGCGACAGCCTGGTAATAGAAGCCCCCGCCAACGCTATAGAAAATATGAGGGTCACCACTTTTGATGCCCAACAGGGAGCCAGTGCTCCACAGACCTCTCAGAGCAATTCGGCAAAACCTGAGCAAACCACAAACGCATCATGA
- a CDS encoding DUF294 nucleotidyltransferase-like domain-containing protein, whose translation MSEKLQLLKSVKPFDLLPEDVLESISELLQEVFYKKETVIYLQEKTKMKGVDIIAEGEYEAFFYDSAYKKRLPEHYGKGICYGGISVLLNKKKSIRTVVAQKGTRVYFLHRNDFRALCRAYDGFFHHFTSEFGKLMLNDEYAHFVKRSQTYEENYLASDQLYSRKIESVSTRDIVSCPQHTPVYQAARMMAEHRTSCLFVTNTHQKIIGYVTDISLRDNVLAQLKSAELPISEVMDNPIVSINDQKFVYEAILLMFSTKIRYLLIERGGEYTGFLSRNRLLSEQAQSPFVFIQSVKLALHVEELKQKWNKVPEIVHQLLSRGVKAEIVNQMITTVSDAILVKVIEGVIAELGEPPAKFVFMALGSEGRKEQTLKTDQDNAIIYEDKANEHREEVRAYFLNFAEQVSAHLDYIGFSYCSGGFMAKNPKWTHSLSHWKRNYTRWISEAIPETVVNISTFFDCRFLYGEEQIMVELKEFLNDTLNQPLERFFYHIGKNALQYEPPLTFFKNIKTFQEGEREVFNIKKTMTPIVDLVRVFALKHRIFKTNTGERLEALKEQEVFSEKEYHELMQSYYYLMGMRLKKQAIQIITDRSEPDNLMDIKSMTKIEMVTLREILKTIEKFQVKIKVSFTNSLFG comes from the coding sequence ATGAGCGAAAAGCTGCAATTACTCAAAAGCGTAAAACCCTTTGACCTATTACCCGAAGATGTTCTGGAAAGTATCTCTGAACTCCTACAGGAGGTTTTTTATAAGAAAGAGACCGTCATTTATCTACAGGAAAAAACCAAAATGAAGGGTGTAGATATTATAGCAGAAGGGGAGTACGAAGCCTTCTTCTACGATAGTGCTTACAAAAAACGCTTGCCGGAACACTACGGAAAAGGAATATGCTATGGAGGAATATCGGTTTTACTAAACAAGAAAAAATCTATACGTACTGTAGTAGCGCAGAAGGGTACAAGGGTATATTTTCTTCATCGTAATGATTTTAGAGCGCTTTGCCGGGCTTATGATGGTTTCTTTCATCACTTTACTTCGGAGTTTGGTAAGCTGATGCTGAATGATGAGTATGCGCACTTTGTCAAGCGTTCTCAGACTTATGAAGAAAACTATCTGGCTTCTGACCAACTGTACTCTCGTAAAATAGAGTCGGTGAGTACTCGTGATATTGTTTCATGCCCGCAGCATACACCGGTGTATCAGGCAGCAAGAATGATGGCCGAGCATAGAACCAGTTGCCTTTTTGTTACTAATACCCATCAGAAAATTATAGGTTACGTAACAGACATCTCTCTGAGAGACAATGTGCTGGCCCAGCTAAAAAGTGCCGAACTGCCCATTTCTGAGGTAATGGATAACCCAATTGTCTCTATCAATGATCAGAAGTTTGTTTACGAGGCTATCTTGCTGATGTTCAGTACAAAAATACGTTACCTGCTGATTGAAAGAGGAGGAGAGTATACCGGCTTCTTAAGCAGAAACCGTCTGCTTAGCGAGCAGGCTCAATCCCCTTTTGTATTTATACAGTCTGTAAAGCTGGCCCTTCATGTAGAAGAGCTAAAGCAGAAGTGGAACAAAGTACCTGAGATTGTGCATCAATTGCTAAGTAGAGGAGTAAAAGCAGAGATTGTGAACCAGATGATTACAACGGTATCTGATGCCATACTGGTTAAGGTGATAGAAGGAGTGATCGCCGAGTTAGGAGAGCCGCCTGCCAAATTTGTATTTATGGCTTTGGGTAGTGAGGGGCGCAAAGAGCAAACGCTTAAAACAGACCAGGATAATGCGATTATCTACGAAGATAAGGCCAACGAACATAGAGAGGAGGTAAGAGCTTACTTTTTAAATTTTGCCGAACAGGTATCTGCCCACCTGGACTATATCGGTTTCAGTTACTGTAGCGGTGGTTTTATGGCTAAAAATCCCAAATGGACACATTCACTATCTCACTGGAAACGTAACTATACACGTTGGATATCGGAAGCTATACCCGAAACTGTCGTCAATATTTCTACCTTTTTTGATTGTCGTTTTCTCTATGGCGAGGAGCAGATTATGGTAGAACTGAAAGAGTTTTTAAATGACACCTTAAATCAACCTTTGGAACGCTTTTTTTATCATATCGGAAAAAACGCGCTACAGTATGAGCCTCCACTCACTTTCTTCAAAAATATAAAAACCTTTCAGGAGGGAGAGCGAGAAGTATTTAATATCAAAAAAACCATGACGCCAATTGTAGACCTTGTGCGCGTATTTGCTCTGAAGCACCGTATATTTAAGACCAATACCGGAGAAAGGCTAGAGGCACTTAAAGAGCAAGAGGTTTTTAGCGAAAAAGAGTATCACGAACTGATGCAGTCTTACTATTACCTGATGGGTATGCGCCTGAAAAAACAAGCTATACAAATCATAACCGACCGTAGCGAACCCGACAACTTAATGGACATAAAAAGTATGACTAAAATAGAAATGGTTACCTTGCGTGAAATCCTGAAAACGATTGAAAAATTTCAGGTAAAAATCAAGGTGTCATTTACCAACTCATTGTTTGGTTAA
- a CDS encoding 3'-5' exonuclease, giving the protein MRDYLLFVDTETSGLPKNWDIPYDQDEHWPHIVQVAWLVYTKSGKFVKESTFYIQATNFEISPASYNVHGLDKSFLLKHGLSRQEVMQKLQEDLDRYQPLVVGHYVKLDYHMLGVSFYRCGLSNPLPSLPSFCTMKATEDYIRYPFRRYLGLGELYKRLFQKTLQQQHHALSDARATADCFFAMLKKGSISEESIQLQQSRSQTVSAADLTSRHTFLYIILMLLFLLTLIFFQL; this is encoded by the coding sequence GTGAGAGATTATTTGCTGTTCGTAGACACGGAAACTTCCGGCTTGCCCAAAAATTGGGACATACCTTATGATCAGGATGAGCACTGGCCCCATATAGTACAGGTAGCTTGGCTAGTTTATACCAAATCAGGTAAGTTTGTTAAAGAGTCTACATTTTATATACAAGCTACCAACTTTGAGATTAGCCCTGCCTCTTATAATGTTCATGGCCTGGATAAAAGCTTTTTGTTAAAGCACGGATTAAGCCGTCAGGAAGTGATGCAAAAGTTACAGGAAGATTTAGACCGTTACCAACCTCTGGTGGTTGGTCACTATGTAAAGCTGGATTACCATATGCTGGGGGTAAGTTTTTATCGTTGCGGGCTGAGCAACCCACTACCTTCTCTGCCCTCCTTCTGCACCATGAAGGCTACGGAAGACTACATACGTTACCCCTTTCGTCGCTACCTGGGTTTGGGAGAGCTATACAAAAGGCTTTTTCAGAAAACACTACAGCAACAGCACCATGCGCTCTCCGATGCCCGGGCTACAGCAGACTGCTTCTTTGCCATGCTTAAAAAGGGAAGTATTAGCGAGGAAAGTATACAGCTACAGCAAAGTCGTAGCCAGACAGTCTCCGCTGCCGACTTAACCTCCAGGCATACTTTTCTGTATATTATCTTGATGCTCTTGTTTCTGCTTACTCTGATCTTTTTTCAACTATGA